The DNA region CACTTGGGCTCTTTTGCAAACTGAATTCAGAGGCGGGACAGAGAGGTGCCCCTGTTTGTGGTCAGGGGCGGAGGCGGGGATGTCCTCGGGGGAGAGGTGACCTGGGCCCTGGGCTACATGATGCATAGCTTTGAATTTAATTTCTGGAGTAAGTAATACTGTTGGCTGGTTCAGTCCCCCAAAGTACAAACAAGTATTGAGAGagatgttcttttctgttttccagtccatccattaatttttttcctgtcgctcagcacccccccacacacatacatacacacacagattatATTTTGTTGGtctgtgtctatttttagttcCCAAGCCATTCAGTTCAAGGGGCTCTGTCTAAAAAAGaattcatattttccttaaaataatacttaactGCTGAccgagcacctactatgtgctaagcgtAACCTGCAAAGTTGGGATGACTCACCTCGTGTTGGAGGTGAGGCAGtccggaggctcagagaggtgaagggctGAACCCTGAGCCACACAGCTGGGGAGTGAGAGCCAGAACTTCAACTCAGGTCTTTCTGGCTCCAAGGTCTGTGTTCTTTCAGCTCCATCAAGAGCTTGGTTGAAcgtgtggaggggagagggtgtgtggCAGGGTAACTTGCGGAGGACTTGGGAGCTGTCAGCCAGCTCAGCCAGGCTGAACTTGCCCCCCTCCCACCAGATGAATTTGTCCAGGAAAGGGACCACGTGCTTGTCCAAATGTGGGACAAGACGGCAGCTGCCTCGGGGGTGTGCTTGGAAGATGTTGGCAAGGCCCCCGCAGTTCAAAAATGTCTCCCCGTACCACCTGTCACATGGCCTCAAATTCCACCATCAGAGAGGTATGCCCCGGGGCTTCAATTAAAGACCTTTCTGGGGACACGGTTTAAATGTAGACATCCCCCAGAATAGGATACACCTATACCCTTCCGTTAAAGTTCCCTCTCAGCGGGGCAGCTGGCCCACTGCTTGgcgttgaaggacggctttatgGTCCAGGTATCCTGGGAGGCAAGAAGAGGGGCCAACAGGGGGAAGTGGGCAGGTCAGTGATGGGTCCCAAGGTTGCGGATCACCCAGAGTAAGGAGCATGGAGCGATTCGGAGACAAAGCTTCGCATGTTTGCCAGAGAGAAGGCCTCTCAGGGCCCCACCTGCCTCGTTGTCAGTCTCGACTGATGTGTTTGAGGCCGAAACCCTAAACAACCATGCCAGGAGCAGGGGACGCCCAGAGCTTGTCATGGGGTCGTAGAATGTCACAGCTGCCATTCAGCCAGTCTTGAACTGTAATTAGTCACGTTCGTTCTTAGCCCTTTTTTCCATGATTACACCACCTgtaggattattttcttaatattttcctctaaactgactcacttgaaaaaaaaaaatctattttaaggcTAGCCAACATGAGTTTCCTTACCAATAAAGGATACGGGCAGTTTCAagccctctggcttctgtgtgTCAAATgtgagctttttttcttttttctttttgaaaagaaaaacaagcattaATGGAAAGTTAAGAAAAAGGGGGAAACATTTATACACACATCCTTTAGTCTCTATTACTTATGGTTTGATTtgctcagtgtatttttttttcctgtgcttgttAAAAACGACAACtgttagaataaaaatgaattactgcTCATCCAGATACTACCATCagacatataataaatatgtcttggccaaacttccagttgtatatagggagaaactgaggtttagagaaagaaaac from Camelus ferus isolate YT-003-E chromosome 32, BCGSAC_Cfer_1.0, whole genome shotgun sequence includes:
- the LOC116660862 gene encoding uncharacterized protein LOC116660862 yields the protein MWWKELDSSPSPTTSQPGEARSLLDDSLSIHYDTWTIKPSFNAKQWYGETFLNCGGLANIFQAHPRGSCRLVPHLDKHVVPFLDKFIWWEGGKFSLAELADSSQVLRKLPCHTPSPLHTFNQALDGAERTQTLEPERPELKFWLSLPSCVAQGSALHLSEPPDCLTSNTSSLLLECPRTSGMGPPSGLEKLPREFFLGNGLLTSSCLSLGP